One Glycine max cultivar Williams 82 chromosome 6, Glycine_max_v4.0, whole genome shotgun sequence DNA segment encodes these proteins:
- the LOC100782462 gene encoding uncharacterized protein has product MGGGGAMRSAAKIAGIGVSKAALRPSALPTEQTVRNASRPTAVSGVSSQSAKSAEVAPLHTAAAWDDWDFAEDGELVVPRMVFGSVPTLDEAKEATAELKDAIDQVYLCPETSQYSSPGGQVSALSPTLYGPVNRSCVIDAISDPTAPKHAIQAFHLLSTSREAQAVVASLACDPNVWNAVMENSAVSSFFQSQQSVAGFGAAENSEEVDKLSSCASETVESPEKLEGSAESHPGNMFDDFMGLLQNVKLTVIELVSRLSGFLQNIFPTPDAMREKMSFDADGNTKASFMDSKISMGGTFIGLAVLVIMVIVTKRA; this is encoded by the exons ATGGGTGGGGGAGGAGCTATGAGGTCGGCGGCGAAGATAGCCGGAATTGGCGTGTCCAAGGCGGCGCTCCGGCCTTCGGCGCTCCCTACGGAGCAGACGGTCCGCAACGCGTCGCGACCAACGGCGGTCTCCGGAGTGTCGTCGCAGTCGGCGAAATCCGCGGAGGTGGCGCCGCTGCACACGGCAGCTGCCTGGGACGATTGGGACTTCGCCGAGGATGGCGAATTGGTCGTGCCGAGGATGGTGTTCGGTTCTGTCCCCACTCTCGATGAAGCTAAGGAAGCCACCGCAGAGTTGAAGGACGCTATTGATca AGTATATCTTTGTCCTGAGACTTCTCAATATTCATCTCCCGGTGGTCAAGTCTCTGCTTTGTCTCCCACTCTCTATGGGCCAGTGAACAGATCTTGTGTCATTGATGCTATTTCAGATCCTACGGCCCCAAAGCATGCCATTCAGGCTTTTCATTTGCTTAGCACTAGTCGTGAGGCCCAG GCTGTTGTGGCTTCACTTGCTTGTGACCCAAATGTATGGAATGCAGTCATGGAAAATTCTGCTGTCAGTAGTTTCTTCCAATCACAACAGTCAG TGGCTGGTTTTGGAGCAGCAGAAAATTCTGAGGAAGTGGATAAGTTATCAAGCTGTGCTTCTGAAACAGTCGAATCCCCTGAGAAATTGGAAGGGTCGGCTGAGTCTCACCCGGGGAACATGTTTGACGATTTCATGGGTCTTCTGCAGAATGTGAAGCTTACAGTTATTGAATTGGTAAGTAGGTTGTCTGGTTTCCTTCAGAACATATTCCCAACACCTGATGCTATGAGAGAGAAAATGTCTTTCGATGCTGATGGGAACACTAAAGCAAGTTTCATGGATAGTAAAATTAGCATGGGAGGAACCTTCATAGGTTTGGCAGTGCTGGTGATAATGGTGATCGTGACAAAGAGAGCTTAG